The following coding sequences lie in one Nitratireductor mangrovi genomic window:
- a CDS encoding transporter substrate-binding domain-containing protein, with translation MKITRRSFSLLAGATLASLTMPGATLPALASGTMDDIKARGSLRVGVTQAPPWYSKDPATGEWTSGVGVSAGKAMAEALGVEFEPVEVTWGTAVAALQSNKIDIMFVLDATEERKQAAAFPDSPLLYYSLAVLAKDELEVSTWEDLNKAGVKISVPQATSMDKFLTENVANADIQRFPGNTEAIAAFQSGRVDAVCLFHPPLIAARQKLGSGKIVVPSPVKSNPTSAAVRQGDADFVAFVDTQLQDYYQSGKIQAWYEEFLTGFGLDPKAAPPIIKELL, from the coding sequence ATGAAGATCACCCGCAGGAGCTTTTCATTGCTCGCCGGCGCGACCCTGGCATCGCTGACGATGCCTGGCGCAACGCTCCCGGCTCTGGCCTCCGGCACCATGGACGACATCAAGGCGCGCGGATCGCTGCGCGTCGGCGTCACCCAGGCGCCGCCCTGGTATTCGAAGGATCCCGCCACCGGCGAATGGACGTCGGGCGTCGGCGTCTCGGCCGGCAAGGCCATGGCCGAAGCGCTCGGCGTGGAATTCGAGCCGGTCGAGGTCACCTGGGGCACGGCGGTGGCCGCGCTGCAGAGCAACAAGATCGACATCATGTTCGTTCTCGACGCGACCGAGGAGCGCAAACAGGCAGCCGCCTTCCCGGATTCGCCGCTGCTTTATTATTCGCTGGCGGTGCTCGCCAAGGACGAGCTCGAGGTTTCGACCTGGGAAGACCTCAACAAGGCCGGCGTGAAGATCTCGGTGCCGCAGGCGACCAGCATGGACAAGTTCCTGACCGAGAACGTCGCCAACGCCGACATCCAGCGCTTCCCGGGCAATACCGAGGCGATCGCCGCCTTCCAGTCCGGCCGTGTCGATGCGGTGTGCCTGTTCCATCCGCCGCTGATTGCTGCACGCCAGAAGCTCGGCAGCGGCAAGATCGTGGTTCCCTCCCCGGTCAAGTCGAACCCGACCAGCGCCGCGGTGCGCCAGGGCGACGCCGACTTCGTGGCCTTCGTCGACACACAACTGCAGGACTATTACCAGTCCGGCAAGATCCAGGCCTGGTACGAGGAGTTCCTGACCGGCTTCGGCCTCGATCCCAAGGCGGCGCCGCCGATCATCAAGGAACTGCTCTAG
- a CDS encoding amino acid ABC transporter permease: protein MYEWDFSPVLAESGLLLAGFRNTLILTATALSGGLVVGLLLALARLSHRRWLSAPAGVIIEVFRTTPPLVQLFWFYFGLPIVLAVEMTPFLAAALTFMIQSGAFFAEIFRAGIVSIEKGQWEAARAIGMSHNQCMRRIILPQAVKRMFPSMMERSIELMKTTTLVATVSYADLLFQANELAQKTFRPLEVFTVVALIYFVAISFISFLASRVERRFARSGEFTA from the coding sequence ATGTATGAGTGGGACTTCTCGCCGGTGCTGGCGGAAAGCGGCCTTCTTCTGGCCGGCTTTCGCAACACGCTCATCCTGACGGCGACCGCCCTTTCGGGCGGGCTCGTCGTCGGGCTGCTGCTGGCGCTGGCGAGACTGTCCCACCGGCGCTGGCTGAGCGCGCCGGCTGGCGTGATCATCGAGGTCTTCCGCACGACGCCGCCGCTGGTGCAACTGTTCTGGTTCTATTTCGGCCTGCCGATCGTGCTGGCGGTGGAAATGACACCGTTTCTCGCCGCCGCGCTCACCTTCATGATCCAGAGCGGCGCGTTCTTCGCCGAGATCTTCCGGGCGGGCATCGTCTCGATCGAAAAGGGCCAGTGGGAGGCCGCCAGGGCGATCGGCATGAGCCACAACCAGTGCATGCGACGCATCATCCTGCCGCAGGCGGTCAAGCGCATGTTTCCCTCGATGATGGAGCGCTCGATCGAGCTGATGAAGACTACCACGCTGGTGGCGACCGTTTCCTATGCCGACCTCCTTTTCCAGGCCAACGAACTGGCGCAAAAGACCTTCCGGCCGCTGGAAGTCTTCACGGTCGTCGCGCTGATCTATTTCGTGGCGATCTCGTTCATCAGCTTCCTGGCCTCGCGGGTGGAGCGGCGCTTCGCCAGGAGCGGCGAGTTCACGGCATGA